In Citrus sinensis cultivar Valencia sweet orange chromosome 4, DVS_A1.0, whole genome shotgun sequence, one DNA window encodes the following:
- the LOC102628270 gene encoding BTB/POZ domain-containing protein At3g56230-like yields MDPQPFGKTSAWFCDMKDQEDDGDEEMMKEKKIDFLGEFDALFRERTPYDMLLFSDDKQPPVPAHKALLAARSNYFKKSVNKLSDGTRKLPESSEELKALLDFLYTGSLPEEKLEKHSCTLYRASQKYEIGYLMEICERYFLRSVNPSNALEYLSIADVRRSQALMAAALGVIVKNMYRIAFTKEFEDFTSKYPDLSVLITRELLNSKRSLGWEK; encoded by the exons ATG GACCCTCAGCCGTTTGGAAAGACATCAGCATGGTTTTGTGATATGAAAGACCAAGAAGATGATGGTGATGAGGAGATGatgaaggagaagaaaattgACTTCCTTGGTGAATTTGATGCTTTATTCAGAGAGCGGACACCCTATGACATGCTACTCTTTTCTGATGATAAACAGCCTCCTGTTCCTGCACACAAAGCCTTACTC GCTGCAAGATCAAACTACTTCAAGAAATCTGTAAATAAGTTGTCGGATGGTACTCGGAAGCTCCCTGAGAGTAGCGAAGAGCTTAAGGCTCTTCTAGATTTTCTCTACACAGGGAGCTTGCCTGAGGAGAAGCTGGAGAAGCACTCGTGTACATTATATCGTGCATCCCAAAAGTATGAAATCGGGTACTTGATGGAGATCTGTGAGAGGTATTTTCTTAGGTCTGTGAACCCTTCAAATGCTCTTGAGTATCTGAGTATCGCTGATGTTCGTAGAAGTCAAGCTTTGATGGCTGCTGCATTGGGGGTAATTGTAAAAAACATGTACCGCATAGCTTTCACTAAAGAATTTGAAGACTTTACATCCAAGTATCCGGATTTGAGCGTGCTGATTACAAGGGAACTTTTGAACAGCAAAAGATCTTTAGGGTGGGAGAAATGA
- the LOC102628567 gene encoding uncharacterized protein YKR070W-like isoform X1, translated as MRFQTTAYRISRFRNKAPFLFQSSQASHSLCQLQPELKKRCSFGIAFDIDGVVLRGRVPIGGSPQALRRLYGHSGALKVPFLFLTNGGGIPESRRASELSELLGVNILPSQVLQGHSPFKNLLKRFENELIIATGKGEPALVMSEYGFKKVLSLDEYASYFENIDPVSQYKRWTTGQVSNRNSHSPPGYNISSERVKGAFVVSDPVDWGRDIQVLCDILRSRGLPGQANGQQPPLYFAADDLEYQAAFPSERLGMGAFRIALESVFNRIHHSPLEYVSYGKPNPFVFRNAEAILSQFLPSYVDDNGDAGSHSFRTLYMIGDNPMVDVEGAKQAGHPWFSILTRTGVFKGVDNHAEFPANLVVDTVEEAVEYILTRELIS; from the exons ATGAGATTCCAAACGACAGCGTATAGAATTTCTCGGTTCAGAAACAAAGCTCCGTTCTTGTTTCAATCGAGTCAAGCCTCCCATTCATTGTGTCAGCTTCAACCAGAGCTCAAAAAACG GTGCTCTTTTGGAATTGCATTTGACATAGACGGAGTTGTACTTCGCGGCCGTGTTCCCATTGGCGGCTCGCCTCAAGCTTTGAGAAGATTGTACGGCCATTCtg GTGCTTTGAAGGTTCCCTTTTTGTTCTTGACAAATG GAGGTGGCATCCCAGAATCTAGACGAGCCTCAGAATTAAGTGAACTTCTTGGAGTTAATATTTTACCTTCTCAG GTTTTACAGGGTCACTCGCCTTTTAAGAATCTGTTGAAGAG ATTCGAGAATGAGCTCATTATTGCAACTGGCAAAGGAGAACCTGCATTGGTGATGTCAGAGTATGGTTTCAA AAAAGTTCTCTCTTTGGATGAGTATGCATCTTACTTTGAGAACATTGATCCTGTATCTCAATATAAGAGATGGACAACAGGGCAAGTATCTAATAGGAATAGTCACTCACCGCCAGGATATAATATTTCTTCTGAAAGAGTGAAGGGAGCTTTTGTTGTCAGTGATCCTGTAGATTGGGGAAGAGATATTCAG GTTCTCTGTGATATCTTAAGATCCAGGGGTCTTCCTGGACAAGCAAATGGACAGCAACCACCTTTATATTTTGCTGCTGATGATCTTGAATACCAG GCTGCATTCCCTTCTGAACGCCTTGGAATGGGTGCTTTTAGAATTGCTCTTGAAAGCGTCTTCAATAG AATCCACCATTCTCCGCTGGAGTATGTGTCATATGGGAAACCAAATCCTTTTGTTTTTAGGAACGCCGAAGCCATATTAAGCCAGTTTCTGCCATCCTATGTTGATGACAATGGAGATGCAGGATCACATTCTTTCAGAACCCTTTATATGATCGGTGACAATCCCATGGTTGATGTCGAAGGTGCAAAACAG GCAGGACATCCTTGGTTTTCTATCTTGACAAGGACCGGTGTTTTCAAGGGAGTTGATAACCACGCAGAGTTTCCAGCCAATCTG GTCGTTGATACAGTTGAAGAGGCGGTGGAATATATTCTGACAAGGGAGCTTATTTCATAG
- the LOC102628567 gene encoding uncharacterized protein LOC102628567 isoform X2 — MRFQTTAYRISRFRNKAPFLFQSSQASHSLCQLQPELKKRCSFGIAFDIDGVVLRGRVPIGGSPQALRRLYGHSGALKVPFLFLTNGGGIPESRRASELSELLGVNILPSQVLQGHSPFKNLLKRFENELIIATGKGEPALVMSEYGFKKVLSLDEYASYFENIDPVSQYKRWTTGQVSNRNSHSPPGYNISSERVKGAFVVSDPVDWGRDIQVLCDILRSRGLPGQANGQQPPLYFAADDLEYQAAFPSERLGMGAFRIALESVFNRIHHSPLEYVSYGKPNPFVFRNAEAILSQFLPSYVDDNGDAGSHSFRTLYMIGDNPMVDVEGRTSLVFYLDKDRCFQGS; from the exons ATGAGATTCCAAACGACAGCGTATAGAATTTCTCGGTTCAGAAACAAAGCTCCGTTCTTGTTTCAATCGAGTCAAGCCTCCCATTCATTGTGTCAGCTTCAACCAGAGCTCAAAAAACG GTGCTCTTTTGGAATTGCATTTGACATAGACGGAGTTGTACTTCGCGGCCGTGTTCCCATTGGCGGCTCGCCTCAAGCTTTGAGAAGATTGTACGGCCATTCtg GTGCTTTGAAGGTTCCCTTTTTGTTCTTGACAAATG GAGGTGGCATCCCAGAATCTAGACGAGCCTCAGAATTAAGTGAACTTCTTGGAGTTAATATTTTACCTTCTCAG GTTTTACAGGGTCACTCGCCTTTTAAGAATCTGTTGAAGAG ATTCGAGAATGAGCTCATTATTGCAACTGGCAAAGGAGAACCTGCATTGGTGATGTCAGAGTATGGTTTCAA AAAAGTTCTCTCTTTGGATGAGTATGCATCTTACTTTGAGAACATTGATCCTGTATCTCAATATAAGAGATGGACAACAGGGCAAGTATCTAATAGGAATAGTCACTCACCGCCAGGATATAATATTTCTTCTGAAAGAGTGAAGGGAGCTTTTGTTGTCAGTGATCCTGTAGATTGGGGAAGAGATATTCAG GTTCTCTGTGATATCTTAAGATCCAGGGGTCTTCCTGGACAAGCAAATGGACAGCAACCACCTTTATATTTTGCTGCTGATGATCTTGAATACCAG GCTGCATTCCCTTCTGAACGCCTTGGAATGGGTGCTTTTAGAATTGCTCTTGAAAGCGTCTTCAATAG AATCCACCATTCTCCGCTGGAGTATGTGTCATATGGGAAACCAAATCCTTTTGTTTTTAGGAACGCCGAAGCCATATTAAGCCAGTTTCTGCCATCCTATGTTGATGACAATGGAGATGCAGGATCACATTCTTTCAGAACCCTTTATATGATCGGTGACAATCCCATGGTTGATGTCGAAG GCAGGACATCCTTGGTTTTCTATCTTGACAAGGACCGGTGTTTTCAAGGGAGTTGA